Part of the Deinococcota bacterium genome, GCGCCCGAGGAGGAACCCGAAGAGGAACCTGAGGTCGAGGAAGAACCCGAGGACGAGCCTGACGTAGAGGAGGAGCCCGAGGAAGAACCGGACGTAGAGGAGGAACCCGAAGAGGACCCCGAGGAAGAGCCCGAGGTCGAAGAGGAGCCTGAAGTTGAAGAACCGGCGGGCATGGAAATCACCGTAGACCCACCGGATGCGGTAACGAATATCACCATCGAAACGCAAGAGCCGGCCACGATTACCATCAGCCCCGGCGCAGAACCGGAGGAAGAACCCGAGGTCGAGGAGGAACCTGCGGAAGAGCCGGACGTAGAGGAAGAGCCTGAGGAGGAACCCGACGAGGAGGTCGAGGAAGCACCCGAGGAGGGCTGGTTCACCTCGGAGCAGGCGGACCGCGGCCAGGAGGAGTACGACCAACACTGCGCCGAGTGCCACGGCCAAGACCTGGAGGGCGAAGCCGGACAACCCGCGCTGGTAGGCGAAGATTTCCTGGCGCAGTGGGGCACCGTCGGCGACCTCTTCGACTACAACCGCACGCAGATGCCTTTAGATGACCCTGGCTCGCTCGAGGACGATACTTACGCCGACATCACCGCTTACATCTTGCAGGAGAACGACTTTCCGGCGGGCGAAGAAGAGTTGCCGGCAGACCAGGAGCAGCTCGAGGAGTTTTCCCTAGACCCGGAGGCGGCGGAAGAAGAGCCCGAGGAGGAGCCAGAGGTCGAGGAAGAGCCTGACGTTGAGGAAGAACCTGAGGAAGAGCCTGACGTTGAGGAAGAGCCTGAAGAGGAACCTGACGTTGAGGAAGAGCCTGAAGAGGAACCTGACGTAGAGGAAGAACCTGAAGAAGAACCGGATGTAGAGGAGCCCGAGGTCGAAGAGGAACCCGAGGGAGCACCTGAAGCGGGGCGGGGCTGGCTGGAAGTCGATGTGGAGCCGGCCAATGTCACCGTAAGCGTGCTCGGCCCGGAGGGCTATTCCGAACGCCTTGCCGGCGCGCAGACGCTTAGGGACCTGGAGCCGGGGTTTTACATCGTCGCCGTGTCTCGCGGTCACCAGAGCGCCAACGCCAACGTCGTGGTCGAGGCCGGCGAAACGGCCAGAGTCTCGCTCGTCCTGGATGAACTGGCGCGCTCCGAGGACGTGCCGGAGGAGCCGGGGGTGCCCACTACGGAGGTTCCCGCGATTGCCGACGAGCCTGTGGACCCCGAGCTCGAGGAGGAACCCGAAGAGGAGCCCGAGGAAGAACCGGACGTAGAAGAAGAGCCGGAAGAAGAGCCCGAGGCGGCGGAAGAGGAGCCCGAGGCGGCGGAAGAGGAACCGGAAGAGGGGCCCGAGGTCGAAGAAGAGCCTGACGTCGAGGAAGAGCCCGAAGAGGAACCTGACGTCGAGGAAGAGAACGACCGCACCCAGGCCGAACGCGGCTCCGAGGTCTACGCGCAGCACTGCGCCCGCTGCCACGGCGCCAGCCTTCAGGGAAACGTCGCGCCGGCGCTCGCCGGGCCGGTCTTTGTGGAGCGCTGGGGCGGCCATCCGGTCGATTGGCTTCACTTCCAGGCGCGGACCTCGATGCCGCCCCACAATCCCGGCTCCCTGGACGACCAGGTCTATACCGACATCATCGTCTACGTGTTGGCGGAAAACGACCTTCTGGAAGGCCACGAGGAGTTCGAGGCGGACTCCGAGGAACTCCTGCGGTTCGTCATCGCTCGAGACGAACCGCAGGAGGAACTCGAGGAGGAGGTCGAGCGGTTGCGAGAAGAGCTCCACGAGCCGTTTGAAGAGGAAGCCGTGCCAACCACCGTCCCGCCCATAACGCCCGACGAGGAGCCTGAGGCCCCCGAGCCCGAAGACCCTGAGGAGCCCGAGGCAGAGGAGCCCGAAAGGGGGCAGCCGGCGCCGCCAGACCATCAAGAGGGCGAGGGTTTGGGCCAGCAGCAAGAGGGCCGGTAGCGCGGTGCCTGCACCGGCCCTACGCTCCAGCACAGGTATCTAGCACAGGTATGAGGTGAGGTAGATATGGCAAAACACGACGATCACCCTGATGGGCAGCCCCATTGGGATGCCAAACTGGCCCGCCGCAGCTTTTTGAAGGGAACGGCGGGTACACTTGCCGCGCTGCTCGTCTCGAGGGCCTTTCACTACGATGTCCTGGCCGAGACACGAGCACGGGAGGAGGGCTTCCAGTTCTTCAACCGCAGCGAGGCCGAGACTTTCGAGGCGGTCGCCGCGCGCATCTGGCCCGGTGACGAGGGCGACCCCGGCGCGCGCGAGGCCGGGGCGGTCAGCTACGTCGACCGGGCGCTGGCCGGGGCCTACGCGGGCTTCCAGACCGCCTACCGCGTCGCCCTCGACAACCTCGATCAGGACGCCAACAGCCGCTACGGCGTGCCCTTTCGCCAACTCGAAGAGGACCAGCAGGACGCGCTCCTAACCGAGCTCGAGGAGGTCGAAGAGGAAGAGGATCCCCTGCGCGGTATGCCGGGCCGCGATTTCGAACTGGGCTTGGGGCCGACCTCGACCTTCGCGATGTTCCGCCGACACACCATGGAAGGGGTCTTCGCCGACCCCATCTACGGCGGTAACCGCGACTTCGCCGGCTGGCGAGCCGTGGGCTATCCCGGCGCGCACTACATCTACTCCGCCGAGGAACAGCAGGTCTTCGAGCCGCTCGAGAAGCCGTTCCAGAGCGTCGCGGATCTATAACCGGGCAAGCAAGGAGAGCATCATGGCAACCCAGCAGAGAAAAGACGTGATCATCGTCGGTTACGGCGCGGCTGGAGGGCCGGCCTCCGTCGAACTGGCCCGTGCCGGCTATTCGGTGGTGGCCCTCGAGAAGGGGCCGCACCTTACCACCAAGAGGGACTTCGCGCAAAACCAGCTCGACACCCTGCGCTGGGTGATCCGTGACGGCATGATTCCCGGCTTCGACAAGCTGCCCTTCACCTTTCGTGAGGACGAGAACGAGGAGGCCGAGCCCAGCGACTACCTGATGGCCTCGCTCGTCGGCGGCGCCTCGGTGCACTGGTCGGGCCAGTCGTGGCGCTTTTTCGAGGACGACTTCCGGGTGCGCTCGACGGTCGAAGAGCTCTACGGCCAGGAGCGCCTGAGGTACCTGGAGGAGGACGGCGCCGCCATCGAGGATTGGCCGATCTCCTACGACGAGGTCGAGCCCTACTACGAGCGGGTGGAGACGCACGTGGGCATCGGCGGCTGGCCGGGCAACATCCAGGGCCAAATCCGCCCGGTGAACCCCCAGGAGGGCAATCCCTTCGAGGCGCCCCGGCAGAACGACTATCCGTTCAGGCCGCTCCGCGACAACGCCACCAACCTCACCTACCGCTACGGCGCGCTCGAGCTCGGCCTGCATCCCTTCCACGTGCCCACGGCGATCCTCACCAGGCCCTACCTGTCGCCCTACGGCGTCTCGCGGCCACCTTGCACCTACTGCACCTTCTGCACCGGGCACG contains:
- a CDS encoding cytochrome c, producing the protein MKTPAFKGWLGLLAVLWLAFLAAAAVYIIYSAREPAVAAEPTEAEVTETGWYAEAQIGRGEEAYDEHCASCHGGDLQGNPPLVGEAFLSSWEGQSVHALYQYTRSSMPLDNPGSLDDETYADTIAYILHVNGFPAGEEELAPDQQERMEGLVIDPDMAEAPEEEPEEEPEVEEEPEDEPDVEEEPEEEPDVEEEPEEDPEEEPEVEEEPEVEEPAGMEITVDPPDAVTNITIETQEPATITISPGAEPEEEPEVEEEPAEEPDVEEEPEEEPDEEVEEAPEEGWFTSEQADRGQEEYDQHCAECHGQDLEGEAGQPALVGEDFLAQWGTVGDLFDYNRTQMPLDDPGSLEDDTYADITAYILQENDFPAGEEELPADQEQLEEFSLDPEAAEEEPEEEPEVEEEPDVEEEPEEEPDVEEEPEEEPDVEEEPEEEPDVEEEPEEEPDVEEPEVEEEPEGAPEAGRGWLEVDVEPANVTVSVLGPEGYSERLAGAQTLRDLEPGFYIVAVSRGHQSANANVVVEAGETARVSLVLDELARSEDVPEEPGVPTTEVPAIADEPVDPELEEEPEEEPEEEPDVEEEPEEEPEAAEEEPEAAEEEPEEGPEVEEEPDVEEEPEEEPDVEEENDRTQAERGSEVYAQHCARCHGASLQGNVAPALAGPVFVERWGGHPVDWLHFQARTSMPPHNPGSLDDQVYTDIIVYVLAENDLLEGHEEFEADSEELLRFVIARDEPQEELEEEVERLREELHEPFEEEAVPTTVPPITPDEEPEAPEPEDPEEPEAEEPERGQPAPPDHQEGEGLGQQQEGR
- a CDS encoding gluconate 2-dehydrogenase subunit 3 family protein is translated as MAKHDDHPDGQPHWDAKLARRSFLKGTAGTLAALLVSRAFHYDVLAETRAREEGFQFFNRSEAETFEAVAARIWPGDEGDPGAREAGAVSYVDRALAGAYAGFQTAYRVALDNLDQDANSRYGVPFRQLEEDQQDALLTELEEVEEEEDPLRGMPGRDFELGLGPTSTFAMFRRHTMEGVFADPIYGGNRDFAGWRAVGYPGAHYIYSAEEQQVFEPLEKPFQSVADL